Genomic segment of Gemmatimonadales bacterium:
GACGATCCTGAACGACGCGCCGCTCTCCCTGCCGAACGGCGACGGCACCCGCTGGACACCCGAGAACAGCGACGGGACGTGGAGCGGCCCCGTCACCGCGCGCACCGCCCTCTCACGCTCGATCAACATCCCGGCGATCCGCCTCGCCCTCAGCACCGGGATGGACTCGGTGGTGGCGACCGCGCGGCGGATGGGGCTCACTACCGATATCCCGCCGTTTGGGGCCACCGCCATCGGTGCGGCGGACGTGCGTCCGCTCGAGCTGATCGCCGCATTCGGCACCTTCGCCAACCTCGGCGCGTACACCCCGCCGCGGATCGTGACGCTGGTTCAGGATGCCGCGGGGAACCCGATCTACGAGGCGCCGGCGCCCGTGGCCGCACCAGCGCTCGACCCGCGAGTCGCCTTTCAAATGGTGAGCATCCTTCAGGACGTGGTGGATCGGGGGACGGGCACGGCCGCGCGGCGCGCCGGCCTGCCTGCCAGCCTGCCGATGGCCGGCAAGACGGGGACTACCAACGACAACGCTGACGTCTGGTTCGTGGGCTTCACCCCGAACCTCGTCGCGGGTGTCTGGCTGGGGTTCGACCGGCCGCAGACCATCGCGCGGGGCGCCTTTGGAGGCACACTCGCGGCGCCGATCTGGAGCCTCTTCGCGCGCGAAGCCTACCGGCACCTTCCGGTGCCGGCCGCCTGGCAGCCGCCGCCCGGACTCGTGACCGTGCGAGTGCGCCGGCGCGACGGCGCGCTGGCTACCAACGACTCGACCGACGCGTCCTACCACGAGTACTTCATCGATGGAACCGAGCCGAGCGCGCGCGGCATGGCGCAGCGCCTGATGCGGCGGCTCAGGTGGTGAGCATTGACGGCCGGCCGGCGAACGCTAGCGCTTCTTGCCCGCGGAACCCACCAGCTCGTCCACGACCTTCGCCTCCCGGCTGACCAGCGCCACTTGCAGCACTTCCTCCAGGTCATCCACCGGATGGAAGATCAGGGTGCGGCGCACTTCGTCCGGAAGATCGTCCAGCTCGGGCTCGTTCTCCCGGGGCAGCACGATCTCCAGGATCCCCGCGCGCGCGGCGCCCAGCACCTTCTCCTTCAACCCGCCGATGGGCAGCACCCGGCCGCTGAGCGTGACCTCGCCGGTCATCGCGACGTCGTGCCGAGCGGCCCGCCCGGTCAGCGCGCTGATCAGGGCGGTCGCCATCGTGACGCCCGCCGATGGACCGTCCTTGGGGATGGCGCCCGCCGGCACGTGGATGTGTACGTCCCGGTCGCGGATAGCCTCGGGAGGGATGCCGAGCTTCTCGGCGTGGGTCTTGGCGTAGGTGAGAGCGGCCCGGGCCGACTCCTTCATCACGTCGCCGAGGTGCCCGGTGAGCACCAGCTCGTCCTTGCCCGGCATGAGGGAGGCTTCGACGAACATGATGTCCCCACCCATGGGAGTGTAGTACATCCCCGTCGCCACGCCGACGGCGTCCAGGGCCGCGGCATGCTCCGGGTGCACCTTGGGCCGGCCGAGGTCCCGCTTCACGTCGGCTTCGGCGATCGTGACCAGCTGCAGGGAGCCACCGGCGATCCGCCGCGCCACCTTGCGGGACAACCGTCCCAGCTCACGCTCGAGCTGGCGCACGCCCGACTCCCGCGTGTAGCCGCCGATCACCACCCGCACCGCTGCGTCGTCGATCTGCAGCTTCCCGGTGTCGAGTCCGTTCTCCTTGAGCTGGCGCGGGATGAGGTACTGCTTGGCTATGGCCAGCTTCTCGTGTTCGGTGTAACCGTTGAATTCCACCGATTCCATCCGATCCATCAGCGGGCCGGGGATATTCTGCGGGAAGTTGGCCGTGGTGATGAAGAGCACCTCGCTCAAGTCGAACGGCACGCCCAGGTAGTGATCCGTGAATGAATCGTTCTGGGCCGGGTCGAGCACTTCCAGCAACGCCGCCGCCGGGTCGCCCTGGAACGACACGCCGAGCTTGTCCACTTCGTCGAGCAGGAAGACCGGGTTCTTGGTCCCCGCCTGCTTCATCCCCTGGATGATGCGGCCCGGCATGGCGCCGACGTAGGTGCGCCGGTGGCCGCGGATGTCGGCCTCGTCGCGCGCGCCGCCCAGCGAGATCCGCACGTACTTGCGGCCCATCGCGCGGGCGATCGACTTGGCGATGGATGTCTTGCCGGTTCCGGGAGGGCCGATGAAGAGCAGTATGGGCCCCTTCGACAGCAGATGGTCGTCCTCCTGGCCGGGAGTCTGCCGGTCGTCCTCCCCGGCCTCCCTTTCCGGTGTGGCCTGCCGTGACGCTTCACGCAACTG
This window contains:
- the lon gene encoding endopeptidase La, with protein sequence MTERMTLPVLPLRDMVLFPEVTAPVSAGRRGTLRAIERALKDDKRLIFTVAQRENTEQVSAGNLYTMGTVAHIGQMQRGLGGVQLVLHGEFRAAMLHCQERDGFLEAVLHEVEDIQPADPKDSLFQALHKEARERAAELGQKSGLPEEVVQQVLDSVTDPGRFADLVAGYLELKTPERQQLLETLAVEDRLRRVLVCVQRQIAVSDAQEEIKSQVQEEIGERQKEIYLREQLKAIKRELGDGDEDREIAELREKIEKLQLPEAAQKEVERELGRLERTSKESMEAQVIRTYLEWIAELPWNTRSDDLLDLPRAEQVLEEDHYGLKDVKERVLEFLAVRQLREASRQATPEREAGEDDRQTPGQEDDHLLSKGPILLFIGPPGTGKTSIAKSIARAMGRKYVRISLGGARDEADIRGHRRTYVGAMPGRIIQGMKQAGTKNPVFLLDEVDKLGVSFQGDPAAALLEVLDPAQNDSFTDHYLGVPFDLSEVLFITTANFPQNIPGPLMDRMESVEFNGYTEHEKLAIAKQYLIPRQLKENGLDTGKLQIDDAAVRVVIGGYTRESGVRQLERELGRLSRKVARRIAGGSLQLVTIAEADVKRDLGRPKVHPEHAAALDAVGVATGMYYTPMGGDIMFVEASLMPGKDELVLTGHLGDVMKESARAALTYAKTHAEKLGIPPEAIRDRDVHIHVPAGAIPKDGPSAGVTMATALISALTGRAARHDVAMTGEVTLSGRVLPIGGLKEKVLGAARAGILEIVLPRENEPELDDLPDEVRRTLIFHPVDDLEEVLQVALVSREAKVVDELVGSAGKKR